From one Neofelis nebulosa isolate mNeoNeb1 chromosome 4, mNeoNeb1.pri, whole genome shotgun sequence genomic stretch:
- the DNAJB1 gene encoding dnaJ homolog subfamily B member 1 isoform X2 has product MFAEFFGGRNPFDNFFGQRNGEEGMDIDDPFSGLPMGMGGFTNLNFVRSRPAQEPTRKKQDPPVTHDLRVSLEEIYSGCTKKMKISHKRLNPDGKSIRNEDKILTIEVKRGWKEGTKITFPKEGDQTSNNIPADIVFVLKDKPHNIFKRDGSDVIYPARISLREALCGCTVNVPTLDGRTIPVVFKDVIRPGMRRKVPGEGLPLPKTPEKRGDLIIEFEVIFPERIPQTSRTVLEQVLPI; this is encoded by the exons ATGTTCGCTGAGTTCTTCGGTGGCCGCAATCCCTTTGACAACTTTTTTGGGCAGCGGAATGGGGAGGAAGGCATGGACATTGACGACCCGTTCTCCGGCTTACCCATGGGCATGGGTGGCTTCACCAACCTGAACTTCGTCCGCTCCCGTCCTGCCCAAGAGCCCACCCGAAAGAAGCAAGATCCCCCCGTCACACACGACCTCAGGGTCTCGCTTGAAGAGATCTATAGCGGCTGTACCAAGAAGATGAAGATCTCCCATAAGCGGCTGAACCCCGATGGAAAGAGCATTCGCAACGAAGACAAGATCTTGACCATCGAAGTAAAGCGGGGCTGGAAAGAAGGGACCAAAATCACCTTCCCCAAGGAAGGCGACCAGACCTCCAACAACATTCCAGCTGacattgtctttgttttaaaggacAAGCCACACAATATCTTTAAGAGAGATGGCTCTGACGTCATTTACCCAGCCAGGATCAGCCTTCGGGAG GCTCTGTGTGGCTGCACGGTGAACGTACCCACTCTGGACGGCAGGACCATACCCGTCGTGTTCAAAGATGTCATCAGGCCTGGCATGAGGCGAAAAGTTCCTGGAGaaggcctccccctccccaaaacgCCCGAGAAACGCGGGGACCTCATTATTGAGTTCGAAGTGATCTTCCCTGAAAGGATCCCCCAGACGTCAAGAACCGTACTGGAGCAGGTTCTTCCGATATAG
- the DNAJB1 gene encoding dnaJ homolog subfamily B member 1 isoform X1, whose amino-acid sequence MGKDYYQTLGLARGASDEEIKRAYRRQALRYHPDKNKEPGAEEKFKEIAEAYDVLSDPRKREIFDRYGEEGLKGGGPSGGSSGGANGTSFSYTFHGDPHAMFAEFFGGRNPFDNFFGQRNGEEGMDIDDPFSGLPMGMGGFTNLNFVRSRPAQEPTRKKQDPPVTHDLRVSLEEIYSGCTKKMKISHKRLNPDGKSIRNEDKILTIEVKRGWKEGTKITFPKEGDQTSNNIPADIVFVLKDKPHNIFKRDGSDVIYPARISLREALCGCTVNVPTLDGRTIPVVFKDVIRPGMRRKVPGEGLPLPKTPEKRGDLIIEFEVIFPERIPQTSRTVLEQVLPI is encoded by the exons ATGGGCAAGGACTATTATCAGACGCTGGGCCTGGCCCGCGGCGCTTCGGACGAGGAAATCAAGCGGGCTTACCGCCGCCAGGCGCTGCGCTACCACCCAGACAAGAACAAGGAGCCCGGCGCCGAGGAGAAGTTCAAGGAGATCGCCGAGGCCTACGACGTGCTCAGCGACCCGCGCAAGCGCGAGATCTTCGACCGCTACGGGGAAGAAG GTCTAAAGGGTGGTGGCCCCAGTGGCGGGAGCAGCGGTGGTGCGAACGGTACCTCTTTCAGCTACACATTCCACGGAGACCCTCATGCCATGTTCGCTGAGTTCTTCGGTGGCCGCAATCCCTTTGACAACTTTTTTGGGCAGCGGAATGGGGAGGAAGGCATGGACATTGACGACCCGTTCTCCGGCTTACCCATGGGCATGGGTGGCTTCACCAACCTGAACTTCGTCCGCTCCCGTCCTGCCCAAGAGCCCACCCGAAAGAAGCAAGATCCCCCCGTCACACACGACCTCAGGGTCTCGCTTGAAGAGATCTATAGCGGCTGTACCAAGAAGATGAAGATCTCCCATAAGCGGCTGAACCCCGATGGAAAGAGCATTCGCAACGAAGACAAGATCTTGACCATCGAAGTAAAGCGGGGCTGGAAAGAAGGGACCAAAATCACCTTCCCCAAGGAAGGCGACCAGACCTCCAACAACATTCCAGCTGacattgtctttgttttaaaggacAAGCCACACAATATCTTTAAGAGAGATGGCTCTGACGTCATTTACCCAGCCAGGATCAGCCTTCGGGAG GCTCTGTGTGGCTGCACGGTGAACGTACCCACTCTGGACGGCAGGACCATACCCGTCGTGTTCAAAGATGTCATCAGGCCTGGCATGAGGCGAAAAGTTCCTGGAGaaggcctccccctccccaaaacgCCCGAGAAACGCGGGGACCTCATTATTGAGTTCGAAGTGATCTTCCCTGAAAGGATCCCCCAGACGTCAAGAACCGTACTGGAGCAGGTTCTTCCGATATAG